One genomic segment of bacterium includes these proteins:
- a CDS encoding DUF935 family protein — protein sequence MVVNENIAPLKSFRKRGAFALFELRDFLYIFSQFSPYTFDQIDLPIYWQMYRTDPTVKAGIEFIRLSILSRLAGYQNSSYPRVEEFVKFALQKMEGSLWDVVQDLLSALWAGFAIAEVTYKELDGKIIWKKIKVLNPTSIYPDGLEINDKGEILRIVQRIGTEKIELSLKRCIIWSFSSEFNNPWGNSLLRPAYSPWLMKQLLIRLWNTHLERQATPFGVVALPQAEMNVWCPVHQREERYIEAMKHIMEDLHNRNSLIYAGGAEVRFERLEGKGELFESAIRYYDNQILRALLIPSLLVAEGEYGTRAQAMVHQEAFQMMLSGIIRELKAVLDEQMFRPLIEKNFGELDDWGGVLFKPFADSDYAIWADVLTKLTNAGWLSPKNNEEVERVKEIIGWR from the coding sequence ATGGTAGTCAATGAAAACATTGCTCCACTTAAATCTTTTAGAAAGCGAGGTGCATTTGCTCTGTTTGAATTGAGGGATTTCCTTTATATTTTCTCTCAATTTTCCCCTTACACCTTTGACCAGATAGACCTACCCATTTATTGGCAGATGTATCGCACAGACCCGACAGTTAAAGCGGGGATTGAATTCATCCGCCTTTCCATCCTATCTCGCCTTGCAGGATATCAAAACAGCTCATATCCAAGGGTGGAAGAGTTCGTCAAATTCGCCCTTCAGAAGATGGAAGGCTCGCTTTGGGATGTCGTTCAGGACCTCCTTTCTGCCCTCTGGGCGGGTTTCGCTATCGCAGAGGTCACTTACAAGGAGCTTGATGGGAAAATCATTTGGAAAAAGATAAAGGTGCTCAATCCCACATCTATCTATCCCGATGGCTTGGAGATAAACGATAAAGGGGAAATCTTACGCATAGTTCAAAGGATTGGAACGGAAAAGATAGAGCTCTCTCTAAAGAGGTGCATTATCTGGTCATTCTCCTCTGAATTCAACAATCCCTGGGGAAATTCCCTCCTCCGTCCCGCTTACTCCCCTTGGCTTATGAAACAATTATTGATTCGTCTCTGGAACACTCACTTGGAGAGGCAAGCCACCCCTTTTGGGGTTGTCGCTCTACCCCAGGCGGAGATGAATGTTTGGTGTCCAGTGCATCAGCGGGAGGAAAGATATATAGAAGCGATGAAACACATAATGGAGGACTTACACAACCGCAACTCCTTAATTTATGCGGGAGGAGCGGAGGTGAGATTTGAAAGGCTTGAGGGGAAGGGCGAGCTATTTGAATCTGCGATAAGATATTATGATAACCAGATTCTCCGTGCTCTATTGATTCCCAGCTTGCTTGTTGCGGAGGGGGAATACGGGACGAGAGCGCAGGCTATGGTTCATCAAGAGGCTTTTCAGATGATGTTGAGCGGAATAATCAGGGAATTGAAGGCTGTCCTTGATGAGCAGATGTTTCGTCCCCTAATAGAGAAGAATTTCGGTGAATTGGACGATTGGGGAGGAGTTCTATTCAAGCCATTTGCCGATTCCGATTATGCCATTTGGGCGGATGTCTTGACGAAGCTGACGAATGCGGGATGGCTATCACCGAAAAATAATGAGGAGGTTGAAAGAGTTAAGGAGATAATCGGCTGGCGATAA
- a CDS encoding glutamate--tRNA ligase, with amino-acid sequence MKMVRVRFAPSPTGYLHIGSARTALFNWLFARKMGGVFILRIEDTDLRRNVDEAFSAILSAMDWLGLHWDEGPYYQSQRLELYREAVEKLLEEGYAYPCYCLPDELEERRREALKRGEKPMYDRHCRELSEKEREDLEREGRKPAIRFKVPLEGKTVFRDIIRGDIEFMNEEIEDFVIMRKDGIPTYNLACVVDDFHMQVTHIIRGEDHISNTPKQILLYQALGYPLPQFAHLPMILGPDKSRLSKRHGATSINEFREQGFLPEAMLNFLALLGWSPGGNREIISREEMIEEFSLERVKRHPAIFNYDKLVWLNSHYMKTSSPSRLAELALPFLAREGLIDENYPIATLEKIIPLVQERAKTLAEIGRWTDFFFLEKINYDKSAVDEWLRGEVRRRLLSLAKETISHCEPFTKEKIEESLRGLAEREGVKAKEVFHPLRVAITGKTVSPPLIESIVILGKEKTIKRIEEALKLFSEG; translated from the coding sequence ATGAAGATGGTAAGGGTTCGCTTTGCCCCCAGCCCAACAGGTTATCTCCATATAGGGAGCGCTCGCACTGCCCTCTTCAATTGGCTATTTGCGAGGAAAATGGGGGGAGTCTTCATTCTACGTATAGAGGATACAGACCTGCGACGGAATGTTGATGAAGCATTTTCCGCAATCCTTTCCGCAATGGATTGGCTGGGTTTGCATTGGGACGAGGGACCTTATTACCAATCCCAAAGGCTTGAGCTATATAGGGAAGCGGTGGAAAAGCTTTTAGAGGAGGGATATGCCTATCCCTGCTATTGCCTTCCCGATGAATTGGAGGAGAGGAGGAGGGAGGCTTTAAAAAGAGGGGAGAAGCCCATGTATGATAGGCATTGCCGGGAACTATCGGAGAAGGAAAGGGAGGACTTGGAAAGGGAAGGCAGGAAGCCGGCGATAAGGTTCAAGGTTCCTTTGGAGGGGAAGACGGTGTTTAGGGATATAATCAGAGGGGACATAGAGTTCATGAACGAGGAGATAGAGGATTTCGTCATTATGCGCAAGGATGGAATTCCCACTTACAATTTGGCTTGTGTCGTTGACGATTTTCATATGCAGGTAACCCATATCATAAGGGGAGAAGACCATATCTCAAATACGCCAAAGCAGATACTTCTCTATCAAGCTTTGGGTTATCCCCTACCCCAATTCGCCCACCTCCCTATGATTCTCGGACCGGATAAATCTCGCCTCTCCAAGCGACATGGGGCAACTTCAATAAATGAGTTTAGAGAGCAGGGCTTCCTCCCCGAGGCGATGCTCAATTTCCTCGCTCTTCTTGGATGGTCTCCCGGTGGGAATAGGGAGATAATCTCAAGGGAGGAGATGATTGAGGAGTTCAGCCTTGAAAGGGTTAAGAGGCATCCCGCAATTTTCAATTACGATAAGCTTGTTTGGCTGAATTCCCATTATATGAAGACATCCTCTCCTTCGCGCCTCGCGGAGTTAGCCCTTCCCTTCCTCGCCAGAGAGGGATTGATAGATGAGAATTACCCCATCGCCACTCTTGAGAAGATAATCCCACTCGTTCAGGAAAGGGCGAAGACGCTCGCGGAGATAGGCAGATGGACGGATTTCTTCTTCCTTGAGAAGATAAATTACGATAAATCCGCTGTTGATGAGTGGTTGAGAGGGGAGGTGCGAAGGCGTCTTCTTTCCCTCGCTAAGGAAACCATCAGCCATTGCGAGCCATTTACGAAGGAAAAGATAGAAGAATCTTTAAGGGGGCTTGCTGAAAGGGAGGGAGTGAAGGCAAAGGAGGTATTTCATCCCCTCCGTGTTGCAATTACAGGAAAGACGGTCAGCCCGCCATTGATAGAATCAATAGTTATTTTGGGCAAGGAAAAGACCATAAAAAGGATAGAGGAAGCGCTAAAGCTATTCAGCGAAGGTTAG
- a CDS encoding DUF2092 domain-containing protein, with amino-acid sequence MLRTIKVCVIILGLIGGSLSAVVPSDVEATLDKFLNIITSYDNFKMEFQITAQLAGINANADGVLLYDKSGKFRLELGQLLYLINDGNNIWFYTPLFKEYSRSDSNIQQIAQLFSPSATSPTLGPALSFFLKQIFQSQDFALQSAFMREENLENKKSLVLTFTSAKGFEVKIWLEPKNYDLQQIGVMAKIGEGQKIIIYLKVLKFSTNISLPSNAFLFVPPPGAKLKD; translated from the coding sequence GTGCTTAGAACAATCAAGGTCTGTGTTATCATATTAGGGTTGATTGGGGGTTCTCTCTCCGCCGTTGTACCTTCTGATGTGGAAGCCACCCTTGATAAGTTTCTCAACATCATAACATCCTACGACAACTTCAAAATGGAGTTCCAAATCACCGCTCAGCTCGCGGGAATTAACGCCAACGCAGATGGAGTTCTCTTATATGATAAAAGCGGGAAATTCAGATTAGAGCTTGGACAACTCTTATACCTCATAAACGATGGGAACAACATCTGGTTCTACACCCCCTTATTCAAAGAGTATTCCCGTTCAGATTCCAACATTCAACAGATTGCCCAGCTGTTTTCCCCCTCCGCCACTTCTCCCACCCTCGGACCTGCTCTTTCCTTTTTCCTTAAGCAAATCTTCCAGAGCCAGGATTTCGCGCTCCAATCCGCATTTATGCGGGAGGAAAATCTGGAAAACAAAAAATCCCTTGTCCTGACATTCACAAGCGCGAAGGGATTTGAGGTTAAAATCTGGCTTGAGCCGAAAAACTATGACCTCCAACAGATAGGGGTTATGGCGAAAATAGGGGAAGGGCAGAAAATCATCATCTATTTGAAGGTTTTAAAGTTCTCAACCAATATCTCTCTTCCCTCCAATGCCTTCCTATTTGTCCCACCACCGGGAGCTAAATTGAAGGATTGA
- a CDS encoding anaerobic ribonucleoside-triphosphate reductase activating protein, with product METSFIDWDGKVSCVLFLPGCNFLCPFCQNWQIVEEPEKFDDIDWEIVEVYLRKHKDWIDGVVITGGEPTIYPQVIDLLERIKGLGQMVKLDTNGYNPQLLKELYERGLVDYIAMDVKAPLDERYEIASGIKGLDLERIRESIEFLLSIGVDYEFRTTLVPSIIGDEEIEDIGRMIEGASRWFLQDYQPEQAKEEAFRHLKPYGREEVERFLSIARKYVKTASYRGKWR from the coding sequence TTGGAGACATCTTTCATTGATTGGGATGGGAAGGTGTCCTGCGTTCTATTCCTTCCCGGCTGCAACTTCCTCTGCCCCTTCTGCCAGAACTGGCAAATCGTTGAAGAGCCGGAGAAGTTTGATGACATAGATTGGGAAATCGTTGAGGTATATTTGAGAAAGCATAAAGATTGGATAGATGGTGTAGTGATAACAGGAGGGGAGCCAACAATTTATCCTCAGGTAATAGATTTGTTAGAGAGGATAAAGGGGTTGGGACAAATGGTTAAGCTTGATACGAATGGCTATAATCCCCAGCTTTTAAAGGAGCTCTATGAGCGAGGGCTTGTTGATTATATAGCTATGGATGTGAAAGCGCCCCTGGATGAGAGATACGAAATAGCGAGCGGAATAAAGGGATTGGATTTGGAGAGGATAAGAGAGAGCATTGAATTTCTGCTTTCCATAGGTGTAGACTACGAGTTCAGAACAACGCTTGTGCCATCAATTATAGGGGATGAGGAGATAGAAGATATCGGTAGGATGATTGAGGGGGCGAGTAGATGGTTTTTGCAGGATTATCAACCGGAACAGGCGAAAGAGGAAGCGTTTCGCCATCTCAAACCCTATGGAAGGGAAGAGGTGGAACGCTTTCTTTCAATCGCAAGGAAATATGTGAAAACAGCAAGCTATAGAGGTAAATGGAGGTGA